The Nocardioides ochotonae genome segment GGGGTCTCGACGGCCACCGCGACCACGAGATCGCCGCGCCCGCCGCGCAGGCCGGGCACACCGCGCCCGCGCAGCACCTGCTGGCTGCCCGACTGGGTGCCCGGACGCACCTCGAGCTCGAACTCGGTCTCCTTGCCCTCGCGGTCCTCCTCGTCGAGGTCGGCCTCGAGGGTGGGCAGCGTGAGCGTCGTGCCGAGCGCCGCGGCGCTCATCGGGACCGTGACCGTGCAGTGCAGGTCGTTGCCCTGGCGCACGAAGGTCTCGTGCGGGGCGACCCGGATCTCGACGTACAGGTCGCCGGCGGGGCCGCCGCCGGGGCCGACCTCGCCCTGCTCGGCCAGCTGCACGCGCACGCCGTCGTCGACGCCCGCGGGGATCTTGACGGTGAGGTTGCGGCGCGAGCGGACCCGACCCTCGCCGGAGCACTCGCGGCAGGGGTCGGGGATGATCGAGCCGAGGCCGCGGCACGCCGCGCACGGGCGCAGCGTGCGGATCTCACCGAGGAAGGACCGCTGCACGTGGGCGACCTCGCCCTGGCCGTGGCAGGTCTCGCAGGTCACCGGCTTGCTGCCCGGTGCCGCACCGTCGCCGTGGCAGGTCTCGCAGAGCACGGCGGTGTCGACCTTGAGCTCGCGAGTGACGCCGAACGCCGCCTCGGCGAGCTCGACCTCGAGGCGGATCAGGGCGTCCTGGCCGCGCTGCACGCGCGAGCGCGGGCCGCGCCCGCCGCCGGCGCCCGGCTGGCCGCCGAAGAAGGCGTCCATGATGTCGGTGAAGGAGAACCCGGCGCCGGCGCCGAAGCCACCAGCCCCGCCGGCGAACGGGTCACCGCCGCGGTCGTACGCCGCGCGCTTCTGCGGGTCCGAGAGCACCTCGTAGGCGTGGCTGACGACCTTGAACTGCTCCTGCGTCTCCGGGTCGGGGTTGACGTCCGGGTGCAGCTTGCGCGCGAGCCTCCGGTAGGCCTTCTTGATGGTGTCGGCGTCCGCGTCGCGGGCGACACCGAGAAGCTCGTACAGGTCCTGGCTCAACGTCTGCTCTCTCTGCTGGGCGGTGCGGGACGGGGGCCGCCGGGAGGCGGCCCGAAGGGGTGCGAAACGGGGAGCGATCCGGCGCTGGTGCCGGTCAACCCTCCTCGAGGATGCGCGACACGTAACGGGCGACGGCGCGCACCGCTGACATCGTGCCGGGGTAGTCCATGCGGGTCGGTCCGACGATGCCGAGCGTGGCCACGGCACCGTCGCGCGGGCCG includes the following:
- the dnaJ gene encoding molecular chaperone DnaJ; this encodes MSQDLYELLGVARDADADTIKKAYRRLARKLHPDVNPDPETQEQFKVVSHAYEVLSDPQKRAAYDRGGDPFAGGAGGFGAGAGFSFTDIMDAFFGGQPGAGGGRGPRSRVQRGQDALIRLEVELAEAAFGVTRELKVDTAVLCETCHGDGAAPGSKPVTCETCHGQGEVAHVQRSFLGEIRTLRPCAACRGLGSIIPDPCRECSGEGRVRSRRNLTVKIPAGVDDGVRVQLAEQGEVGPGGGPAGDLYVEIRVAPHETFVRQGNDLHCTVTVPMSAAALGTTLTLPTLEADLDEEDREGKETEFELEVRPGTQSGSQQVLRGRGVPGLRGGRGDLVVAVAVETPTRLDARQEELLRELAALRGEENPGGQVRPGSKSVFGRLRDAFNH